A DNA window from Candidatus Neomarinimicrobiota bacterium contains the following coding sequences:
- a CDS encoding SUF system NifU family Fe-S cluster assembly protein, with the protein MSELRELYQEVILDHNKNPRNFRKLEPCSHHANGYNPLCGDKLELFLDIEDGMIKDIAFIGSGCAISTSSASLMTQFLKGRTVVDTKNIFKHFHDLVTGKPLDAEELESLGKLGIFAGVQEFPARVKCASLSWHTLMNALDSTDETTQTEN; encoded by the coding sequence ACTACGAGAGCTATACCAGGAAGTCATCCTGGATCACAATAAAAATCCCCGGAATTTTAGAAAGTTGGAACCATGCTCGCATCACGCCAATGGGTACAATCCACTGTGCGGCGATAAGCTTGAACTTTTCCTGGATATTGAAGACGGAATGATCAAGGATATTGCTTTCATCGGCAGTGGTTGTGCCATTTCCACTTCATCAGCCAGTTTGATGACTCAGTTCCTGAAGGGTAGGACAGTCGTGGATACAAAAAATATTTTTAAACATTTTCATGATCTGGTTACTGGTAAACCACTTGATGCTGAAGAGTTGGAAAGCCTTGGTAAGCTGGGCATTTTTGCCGGTGTCCAAGAATTTCCGGCTCGGGTTAAATGCGCCAGTCTTTCATGGCATACGCTCATGAATGCCCTTGACAGCACTGATGAAACAACCCAAACAGAAAATTGA